A single genomic interval of Labrus mixtus chromosome 6, fLabMix1.1, whole genome shotgun sequence harbors:
- the col21a1 gene encoding collagen alpha-1(XXI) chain isoform X2 codes for MGYKAPSMQCVLRCLCFMLLHLFSAAQDEDLRSCRTAPCDLVFILDGSWSVEDVNFELVRRWLVNITTSFNIGQKFTQVGVVQYSDDPVLEIPLGKYNSNKDLLKAMESIEYMGGNTRTGTAIKFATDKLFGLSERGPSGISRIAVVLTDGKSQDEVLKAAEAARKKGVIMFAIGVGSETETAELRDIANKPASTYVFSVEDYKSISRIIQVIRQKLCEETVCPARIPIDSREEKGFDLLLRLNLAKKAKKTKGAFYGSKAYEVTSRLDLSEATRNLFPDGLPPSYVFVATMRYKGSVTMEDWDLWRIQTRDGRPQMAVTLNGLDRTVMFTTTSTAPSGIQTVTFSQQTTRLFDEAWHQMRLLVTEEDVTLYVDDLEIESLSLEPPVGIFINGKTQVGKYVRKETTVPFEIQKLRIYCDPEQNTRETACEIPGVCSNSPDYAEPTLEPCVCPPGPPGLPGIKGDEGNIGKSGQPGPAGADGKPGNPGTRGSPGLPGPPGVEGKRGPDGNKGEQGRPGVSGERGVPGLQGSPGKPGEKGSIGSTGISGLPGTAGPMGEKGTMGPAGPSGYPGEPGLPGRDGKDGFPGRPGEKGETGTSGIPGVDGREGHPGMPGLPGIAGLDGAKGESGLPGLRGFTGSSGPPGEVGLPGTPGLKGQTGPKGNKGEGGIPGTQGTPGPVGSAGEPGREGQPGHPGMPGLKGGKGQRGSQGERGETGMKGEKGVNGRPGEHGSTGPTGLKGEKGTTGDPGQRGQEGQVGRPGQSGHSGPPGARGLQGDTGTPGPPGPEGRSASQMSDSHIRQICREILQSELPLLLLSNQQGTCTRCQSRPGSPGPPGQTGPQGLRGFPGLSGSRGQPGFPGRPGHRGINGLKGEPGLEGERGSPGRSTIGDQGPPGPPGPMGPQGYGKPGPPGKPGSPGISGAEGKSGNPGIPGQPGVCDPSMCYGSMMRRDAYSKGPNY; via the exons ATGGGTTACAAAGCGCCATCCATGCAATGTGTCTTAAGATGTCTATGCTTCATGCTTCTCCATTTGTTTAGTGCAGCTCAAGATGAAGACCTAAGAA GTTGTAGGACTGCGCCGTGTGATTTGGTCTTTATTTTAGACGGCTCATGGAGTGTCGAAGATGTCAATTTTGAACTAGTTAGACGATGGCTCGTCAACATAACAACAAGCTTCAACATTGGACAGAAGTTTACCCAGGTTGGAGTCGTCCAGTACAGCGATGACCCCGTTTTAGAGATACCTCTGGGGAAGTACAATTCTAACAAAGACCTCCTCAAAGCCATGGAGTCCATCGAGTACATGGGGGGAAACACAAGGACAGGGACAGCCATTAAGTTTGCCACAGACAAACTGTTTGGCCTTTCTGAGCGTGGCCCATCAGGCATTTCCAGAATCGCTGTTGTCCTCACAGACGGAAAGTCGCAAGATGAGGTTTTGAAAGCAGCCGAGGcagcaagaaaaaaaggagtaaTTATGTTTGCAATCGGTGTTGGGTCGGAGACAGAAACAGCTGAGTTGAGAGACATTGCAAACAAGCCGGCTTCAACTTACGTGTTCTCAGTTGAGGACTACAAATCTATTTCCAGGATTATTCAGGTCATACgacaaaaactgtgtgaag AGACTGTTTGTCCAGCAAGAATTCCTATAGATTCCCGTGAAGAAAAGGGCTTTGACCTTCTGTTACGTTTAAATTTGgctaaaaaagcaaagaagacaAAAGGAGCCTTTTACGGCTCTAAGGCCTACGAAGTCACATCTCGCCTGGACTTGAGTGAAGCTACACG GAACCTCTTTCCAGATGGGCTGCCACCGTCATACGTTTTTGTTGCCACAATGAGGTATAAAGGATCAGTGACGATGGAGGACTGGGATTTATGGAGAATACAGACACGGGATGGGAGACCTCAGATGGCAGTGACTCTGAACGGACTGGACCGCACCGTCATGTTCACGACAACAAGCACAGCACCAAGTGGAATTCAGACGGTTACATTTTCCCAACAAACAACAAGG CTGTTTGATGAGGCATGGCACCAGATGAGGCTGCTGGTCACTGAGGAGGATGTGACTCTTTATGTTGATGACCTGGAAATCGAGTCCCTATCCTTGGAGCCCCCAGTTGGCATTTTCATCAATGGAAAAACCCAAGTTGGAAAATATGTCCGAAAGGAAACAACAGTGCCA TTTGAAATTCAGAAACTTCGCATCTACTGTGACCCGGAGCAGAACACCCGAGAGACGGCGTGTGAAATACCTGGAGTT TGCTCCAACAGCCCTGACTACGCTGAACCAACTCTCGAGCCTTGTGTTTGTCCTCCTGGACCCCCCGGACTTCCAGGAATAAAG GGAGACGAAGGAAACATTGGCAAATCGGGTCAGCCTGGACCTGCTGGTGCTGATGGTAAGCCT gGTAACCCTGGAACTAGAGGGAGTCCAGGGCTGCCAGGCCCACCAGGAGTGGAG GGAAAACGTGGGCCAGATGGGAACAAAGGCGAGCAAGGGAGGCCTGGTGTTTCG GGTGAGAGGGGTGTTCCTGGATTACAAGGATCGCCTGGAAAACCTGGAGAGAAG GGCTCAATAGGATCCACGGGAATTTCAGGGCTACCGGGAACAGCAGGGCCAATg GGTGAAAAGGGGACTATGGGACCTGCTGGGCCCTCCGGTTACCCAGGAGAACCT GGTCTACCCGGGAGGGATGGAAAAGATGGATTTCCAGGGAGACCTGGTGAAAAG GGAGAAACTGGGACCAGTGGCATTCCTGGTGTGGATGGACGGGAAGGCCATCCC GGTATGCCTGGATTGCCAGGGATTGCCGGTCTGGATGGAGCAAAG gGGGAATCCGGATTACCTGGTCTGAGGGGCTTCACAGGATCATCTGGACCACCT GGTGAGGTTGGTTTACCTGGCACACCTGGGTTAAAAGGACAAACCGGACCTAAG GGGAATAAGGGCGAAGGTGGAATTCCAGGCACACAAGGGACACCAGGACCTGTg GGGAGTGCAGGAGAACCAGGGAGAGAAGGTCAGCCGGGGCACCCAGGCATGCCAGGCCTGAAGGGCGGCAAG GGACAAAGAGGAAGTCAAGGTGAAAGAGGAGAGACG GGAATGAAAGGTGAAAAAGGAGTGAATGGTCGACCAGGGGAACAT GGCTCGACCGGGCCAACAGGACTAAAAGGAGAG AAAGGGACAACAGGGGATCCGGGGCAGAGAGGTCAAGAAGGTCAAGTGGGACGACCTGGACAGTCTGGTCACTCAGGCCCACCTGGCGCCCGAGGGCTGCAGGGGGACACTGGTACCCCGGGCCCACCTGGACCTGAAGGACGATCT GCAAGTCAAATGTCGGACAGTCACATACGCCAGATCTGCAGAGAGATTCTTCAGT CTGAGCTACCTTTATTGTTGCTGAGCAACCAGCAGGGTACCTGTACAAGATGTCAAAGTCGACCTGGATCTCCTGGTCCTCCAGGTCAAACTGGGCCCCAGGGACTCAGGGGTTTTCCTGGACTTAGTGGTTCCAGGGGACAGCCAGGCTTCCCTGGTCGGCCTGGGCACCGTGGAATTAACGGTCTGAAAG GGGAACCAGGTTTGGAAGGTGAGAGAGGGAGTCCTGGTCGATCCACCATTGGAGACCAAGGGCCACCTGGGCCCCCAG GTCCAATGGGTCCCCAGGGGTACGGTAAGCCAGGTCCTCCAGGTAAACCTGGGTCTCCTGGTATAAGCGGAGCAGAGGGCAAAAGTGGAAATCCTGGCATCCCCGGTCAGCCTGGGGTCTGCGATCCATCCATGTGCTATGGTAGCATGATGAGGAGGGATGCTTACAGCAAAGGGCCAAACTATTGA
- the col21a1 gene encoding collagen alpha-1(XXI) chain isoform X1 — MGYKAPSMQCVLRCLCFMLLHLFSAAQDEDLRSCRTAPCDLVFILDGSWSVEDVNFELVRRWLVNITTSFNIGQKFTQVGVVQYSDDPVLEIPLGKYNSNKDLLKAMESIEYMGGNTRTGTAIKFATDKLFGLSERGPSGISRIAVVLTDGKSQDEVLKAAEAARKKGVIMFAIGVGSETETAELRDIANKPASTYVFSVEDYKSISRIIQVIRQKLCEETVCPARIPIDSREEKGFDLLLRLNLAKKAKKTKGAFYGSKAYEVTSRLDLSEATRNLFPDGLPPSYVFVATMRYKGSVTMEDWDLWRIQTRDGRPQMAVTLNGLDRTVMFTTTSTAPSGIQTVTFSQQTTRKLFDEAWHQMRLLVTEEDVTLYVDDLEIESLSLEPPVGIFINGKTQVGKYVRKETTVPFEIQKLRIYCDPEQNTRETACEIPGVCSNSPDYAEPTLEPCVCPPGPPGLPGIKGDEGNIGKSGQPGPAGADGKPGNPGTRGSPGLPGPPGVEGKRGPDGNKGEQGRPGVSGERGVPGLQGSPGKPGEKGSIGSTGISGLPGTAGPMGEKGTMGPAGPSGYPGEPGLPGRDGKDGFPGRPGEKGETGTSGIPGVDGREGHPGMPGLPGIAGLDGAKGESGLPGLRGFTGSSGPPGEVGLPGTPGLKGQTGPKGNKGEGGIPGTQGTPGPVGSAGEPGREGQPGHPGMPGLKGGKGQRGSQGERGETGMKGEKGVNGRPGEHGSTGPTGLKGEKGTTGDPGQRGQEGQVGRPGQSGHSGPPGARGLQGDTGTPGPPGPEGRSASQMSDSHIRQICREILQSELPLLLLSNQQGTCTRCQSRPGSPGPPGQTGPQGLRGFPGLSGSRGQPGFPGRPGHRGINGLKGEPGLEGERGSPGRSTIGDQGPPGPPGPMGPQGYGKPGPPGKPGSPGISGAEGKSGNPGIPGQPGVCDPSMCYGSMMRRDAYSKGPNY; from the exons ATGGGTTACAAAGCGCCATCCATGCAATGTGTCTTAAGATGTCTATGCTTCATGCTTCTCCATTTGTTTAGTGCAGCTCAAGATGAAGACCTAAGAA GTTGTAGGACTGCGCCGTGTGATTTGGTCTTTATTTTAGACGGCTCATGGAGTGTCGAAGATGTCAATTTTGAACTAGTTAGACGATGGCTCGTCAACATAACAACAAGCTTCAACATTGGACAGAAGTTTACCCAGGTTGGAGTCGTCCAGTACAGCGATGACCCCGTTTTAGAGATACCTCTGGGGAAGTACAATTCTAACAAAGACCTCCTCAAAGCCATGGAGTCCATCGAGTACATGGGGGGAAACACAAGGACAGGGACAGCCATTAAGTTTGCCACAGACAAACTGTTTGGCCTTTCTGAGCGTGGCCCATCAGGCATTTCCAGAATCGCTGTTGTCCTCACAGACGGAAAGTCGCAAGATGAGGTTTTGAAAGCAGCCGAGGcagcaagaaaaaaaggagtaaTTATGTTTGCAATCGGTGTTGGGTCGGAGACAGAAACAGCTGAGTTGAGAGACATTGCAAACAAGCCGGCTTCAACTTACGTGTTCTCAGTTGAGGACTACAAATCTATTTCCAGGATTATTCAGGTCATACgacaaaaactgtgtgaag AGACTGTTTGTCCAGCAAGAATTCCTATAGATTCCCGTGAAGAAAAGGGCTTTGACCTTCTGTTACGTTTAAATTTGgctaaaaaagcaaagaagacaAAAGGAGCCTTTTACGGCTCTAAGGCCTACGAAGTCACATCTCGCCTGGACTTGAGTGAAGCTACACG GAACCTCTTTCCAGATGGGCTGCCACCGTCATACGTTTTTGTTGCCACAATGAGGTATAAAGGATCAGTGACGATGGAGGACTGGGATTTATGGAGAATACAGACACGGGATGGGAGACCTCAGATGGCAGTGACTCTGAACGGACTGGACCGCACCGTCATGTTCACGACAACAAGCACAGCACCAAGTGGAATTCAGACGGTTACATTTTCCCAACAAACAACAAGG AAGCTGTTTGATGAGGCATGGCACCAGATGAGGCTGCTGGTCACTGAGGAGGATGTGACTCTTTATGTTGATGACCTGGAAATCGAGTCCCTATCCTTGGAGCCCCCAGTTGGCATTTTCATCAATGGAAAAACCCAAGTTGGAAAATATGTCCGAAAGGAAACAACAGTGCCA TTTGAAATTCAGAAACTTCGCATCTACTGTGACCCGGAGCAGAACACCCGAGAGACGGCGTGTGAAATACCTGGAGTT TGCTCCAACAGCCCTGACTACGCTGAACCAACTCTCGAGCCTTGTGTTTGTCCTCCTGGACCCCCCGGACTTCCAGGAATAAAG GGAGACGAAGGAAACATTGGCAAATCGGGTCAGCCTGGACCTGCTGGTGCTGATGGTAAGCCT gGTAACCCTGGAACTAGAGGGAGTCCAGGGCTGCCAGGCCCACCAGGAGTGGAG GGAAAACGTGGGCCAGATGGGAACAAAGGCGAGCAAGGGAGGCCTGGTGTTTCG GGTGAGAGGGGTGTTCCTGGATTACAAGGATCGCCTGGAAAACCTGGAGAGAAG GGCTCAATAGGATCCACGGGAATTTCAGGGCTACCGGGAACAGCAGGGCCAATg GGTGAAAAGGGGACTATGGGACCTGCTGGGCCCTCCGGTTACCCAGGAGAACCT GGTCTACCCGGGAGGGATGGAAAAGATGGATTTCCAGGGAGACCTGGTGAAAAG GGAGAAACTGGGACCAGTGGCATTCCTGGTGTGGATGGACGGGAAGGCCATCCC GGTATGCCTGGATTGCCAGGGATTGCCGGTCTGGATGGAGCAAAG gGGGAATCCGGATTACCTGGTCTGAGGGGCTTCACAGGATCATCTGGACCACCT GGTGAGGTTGGTTTACCTGGCACACCTGGGTTAAAAGGACAAACCGGACCTAAG GGGAATAAGGGCGAAGGTGGAATTCCAGGCACACAAGGGACACCAGGACCTGTg GGGAGTGCAGGAGAACCAGGGAGAGAAGGTCAGCCGGGGCACCCAGGCATGCCAGGCCTGAAGGGCGGCAAG GGACAAAGAGGAAGTCAAGGTGAAAGAGGAGAGACG GGAATGAAAGGTGAAAAAGGAGTGAATGGTCGACCAGGGGAACAT GGCTCGACCGGGCCAACAGGACTAAAAGGAGAG AAAGGGACAACAGGGGATCCGGGGCAGAGAGGTCAAGAAGGTCAAGTGGGACGACCTGGACAGTCTGGTCACTCAGGCCCACCTGGCGCCCGAGGGCTGCAGGGGGACACTGGTACCCCGGGCCCACCTGGACCTGAAGGACGATCT GCAAGTCAAATGTCGGACAGTCACATACGCCAGATCTGCAGAGAGATTCTTCAGT CTGAGCTACCTTTATTGTTGCTGAGCAACCAGCAGGGTACCTGTACAAGATGTCAAAGTCGACCTGGATCTCCTGGTCCTCCAGGTCAAACTGGGCCCCAGGGACTCAGGGGTTTTCCTGGACTTAGTGGTTCCAGGGGACAGCCAGGCTTCCCTGGTCGGCCTGGGCACCGTGGAATTAACGGTCTGAAAG GGGAACCAGGTTTGGAAGGTGAGAGAGGGAGTCCTGGTCGATCCACCATTGGAGACCAAGGGCCACCTGGGCCCCCAG GTCCAATGGGTCCCCAGGGGTACGGTAAGCCAGGTCCTCCAGGTAAACCTGGGTCTCCTGGTATAAGCGGAGCAGAGGGCAAAAGTGGAAATCCTGGCATCCCCGGTCAGCCTGGGGTCTGCGATCCATCCATGTGCTATGGTAGCATGATGAGGAGGGATGCTTACAGCAAAGGGCCAAACTATTGA
- the col21a1 gene encoding collagen alpha-1(XXI) chain isoform X4, whose amino-acid sequence MGYKAPSMQCVLRCLCFMLLHLFSAAQDEDLRSCRTAPCDLVFILDGSWSVEDVNFELVRRWLVNITTSFNIGQKFTQVGVVQYSDDPVLEIPLGKYNSNKDLLKAMESIEYMGGNTRTGTAIKFATDKLFGLSERGPSGISRIAVVLTDGKSQDEVLKAAEAARKKGVIMFAIGVGSETETAELRDIANKPASTYVFSVEDYKSISRIIQVIRQKLCEETVCPARIPIDSREEKGFDLLLRLNLAKKAKKTKGAFYGSKAYEVTSRLDLSEATRNLFPDGLPPSYVFVATMRYKGSVTMEDWDLWRIQTRDGRPQMAVTLNGLDRTVMFTTTSTAPSGIQTVTFSQQTTRKLFDEAWHQMRLLVTEEDVTLYVDDLEIESLSLEPPVGIFINGKTQVGKYVRKETTVPFEIQKLRIYCDPEQNTRETACEIPGVCSNSPDYAEPTLEPCVCPPGPPGLPGIKGDEGNIGKSGQPGPAGADGKPGNPGTRGSPGLPGPPGVEGKRGPDGNKGEQGRPGVSGERGVPGLQGSPGKPGEKGSIGSTGISGLPGTAGPMGEKGTMGPAGPSGYPGEPGLPGRDGKDGFPGRPGEKGETGTSGIPGVDGREGHPGMPGLPGIAGLDGAKGESGLPGLRGFTGSSGPPGEVGLPGTPGLKGQTGPKGNKGEGGIPGTQGTPGPVGSAGEPGREGQPGHPGMPGLKGGKGQRGSQGERGETGMKGEKGVNGRPGEHGSTGPTGLKGEGQQGIRGREVKKVKWDDLDSLVTQAHLAPEGCRGTLVPRAHLDLKDDLQVKCRTVTYARSAERFFSLSYLYCC is encoded by the exons ATGGGTTACAAAGCGCCATCCATGCAATGTGTCTTAAGATGTCTATGCTTCATGCTTCTCCATTTGTTTAGTGCAGCTCAAGATGAAGACCTAAGAA GTTGTAGGACTGCGCCGTGTGATTTGGTCTTTATTTTAGACGGCTCATGGAGTGTCGAAGATGTCAATTTTGAACTAGTTAGACGATGGCTCGTCAACATAACAACAAGCTTCAACATTGGACAGAAGTTTACCCAGGTTGGAGTCGTCCAGTACAGCGATGACCCCGTTTTAGAGATACCTCTGGGGAAGTACAATTCTAACAAAGACCTCCTCAAAGCCATGGAGTCCATCGAGTACATGGGGGGAAACACAAGGACAGGGACAGCCATTAAGTTTGCCACAGACAAACTGTTTGGCCTTTCTGAGCGTGGCCCATCAGGCATTTCCAGAATCGCTGTTGTCCTCACAGACGGAAAGTCGCAAGATGAGGTTTTGAAAGCAGCCGAGGcagcaagaaaaaaaggagtaaTTATGTTTGCAATCGGTGTTGGGTCGGAGACAGAAACAGCTGAGTTGAGAGACATTGCAAACAAGCCGGCTTCAACTTACGTGTTCTCAGTTGAGGACTACAAATCTATTTCCAGGATTATTCAGGTCATACgacaaaaactgtgtgaag AGACTGTTTGTCCAGCAAGAATTCCTATAGATTCCCGTGAAGAAAAGGGCTTTGACCTTCTGTTACGTTTAAATTTGgctaaaaaagcaaagaagacaAAAGGAGCCTTTTACGGCTCTAAGGCCTACGAAGTCACATCTCGCCTGGACTTGAGTGAAGCTACACG GAACCTCTTTCCAGATGGGCTGCCACCGTCATACGTTTTTGTTGCCACAATGAGGTATAAAGGATCAGTGACGATGGAGGACTGGGATTTATGGAGAATACAGACACGGGATGGGAGACCTCAGATGGCAGTGACTCTGAACGGACTGGACCGCACCGTCATGTTCACGACAACAAGCACAGCACCAAGTGGAATTCAGACGGTTACATTTTCCCAACAAACAACAAGG AAGCTGTTTGATGAGGCATGGCACCAGATGAGGCTGCTGGTCACTGAGGAGGATGTGACTCTTTATGTTGATGACCTGGAAATCGAGTCCCTATCCTTGGAGCCCCCAGTTGGCATTTTCATCAATGGAAAAACCCAAGTTGGAAAATATGTCCGAAAGGAAACAACAGTGCCA TTTGAAATTCAGAAACTTCGCATCTACTGTGACCCGGAGCAGAACACCCGAGAGACGGCGTGTGAAATACCTGGAGTT TGCTCCAACAGCCCTGACTACGCTGAACCAACTCTCGAGCCTTGTGTTTGTCCTCCTGGACCCCCCGGACTTCCAGGAATAAAG GGAGACGAAGGAAACATTGGCAAATCGGGTCAGCCTGGACCTGCTGGTGCTGATGGTAAGCCT gGTAACCCTGGAACTAGAGGGAGTCCAGGGCTGCCAGGCCCACCAGGAGTGGAG GGAAAACGTGGGCCAGATGGGAACAAAGGCGAGCAAGGGAGGCCTGGTGTTTCG GGTGAGAGGGGTGTTCCTGGATTACAAGGATCGCCTGGAAAACCTGGAGAGAAG GGCTCAATAGGATCCACGGGAATTTCAGGGCTACCGGGAACAGCAGGGCCAATg GGTGAAAAGGGGACTATGGGACCTGCTGGGCCCTCCGGTTACCCAGGAGAACCT GGTCTACCCGGGAGGGATGGAAAAGATGGATTTCCAGGGAGACCTGGTGAAAAG GGAGAAACTGGGACCAGTGGCATTCCTGGTGTGGATGGACGGGAAGGCCATCCC GGTATGCCTGGATTGCCAGGGATTGCCGGTCTGGATGGAGCAAAG gGGGAATCCGGATTACCTGGTCTGAGGGGCTTCACAGGATCATCTGGACCACCT GGTGAGGTTGGTTTACCTGGCACACCTGGGTTAAAAGGACAAACCGGACCTAAG GGGAATAAGGGCGAAGGTGGAATTCCAGGCACACAAGGGACACCAGGACCTGTg GGGAGTGCAGGAGAACCAGGGAGAGAAGGTCAGCCGGGGCACCCAGGCATGCCAGGCCTGAAGGGCGGCAAG GGACAAAGAGGAAGTCAAGGTGAAAGAGGAGAGACG GGAATGAAAGGTGAAAAAGGAGTGAATGGTCGACCAGGGGAACAT GGCTCGACCGGGCCAACAGGACTAAAAGGAGAG GGACAACAGGGGATCCGGGGCAGAGAGGTCAAGAAGGTCAAGTGGGACGACCTGGACAGTCTGGTCACTCAGGCCCACCTGGCGCCCGAGGGCTGCAGGGGGACACTGGTACCCCGGGCCCACCTGGACCTGAAGGACGATCT GCAAGTCAAATGTCGGACAGTCACATACGCCAGATCTGCAGAGAGATTCTTCAGT CTGAGCTACCTTTATTGTTGCTGA
- the col21a1 gene encoding collagen alpha-1(XXI) chain isoform X3: protein MRGLTGIQTRAWTLTGCRTAPCDLVFILDGSWSVEDVNFELVRRWLVNITTSFNIGQKFTQVGVVQYSDDPVLEIPLGKYNSNKDLLKAMESIEYMGGNTRTGTAIKFATDKLFGLSERGPSGISRIAVVLTDGKSQDEVLKAAEAARKKGVIMFAIGVGSETETAELRDIANKPASTYVFSVEDYKSISRIIQVIRQKLCEETVCPARIPIDSREEKGFDLLLRLNLAKKAKKTKGAFYGSKAYEVTSRLDLSEATRNLFPDGLPPSYVFVATMRYKGSVTMEDWDLWRIQTRDGRPQMAVTLNGLDRTVMFTTTSTAPSGIQTVTFSQQTTRKLFDEAWHQMRLLVTEEDVTLYVDDLEIESLSLEPPVGIFINGKTQVGKYVRKETTVPFEIQKLRIYCDPEQNTRETACEIPGVCSNSPDYAEPTLEPCVCPPGPPGLPGIKGDEGNIGKSGQPGPAGADGKPGNPGTRGSPGLPGPPGVEGKRGPDGNKGEQGRPGVSGERGVPGLQGSPGKPGEKGSIGSTGISGLPGTAGPMGEKGTMGPAGPSGYPGEPGLPGRDGKDGFPGRPGEKGETGTSGIPGVDGREGHPGMPGLPGIAGLDGAKGESGLPGLRGFTGSSGPPGEVGLPGTPGLKGQTGPKGNKGEGGIPGTQGTPGPVGSAGEPGREGQPGHPGMPGLKGGKGQRGSQGERGETGMKGEKGVNGRPGEHGSTGPTGLKGEKGTTGDPGQRGQEGQVGRPGQSGHSGPPGARGLQGDTGTPGPPGPEGRSASQMSDSHIRQICREILQSELPLLLLSNQQGTCTRCQSRPGSPGPPGQTGPQGLRGFPGLSGSRGQPGFPGRPGHRGINGLKGEPGLEGERGSPGRSTIGDQGPPGPPGPMGPQGYGKPGPPGKPGSPGISGAEGKSGNPGIPGQPGVCDPSMCYGSMMRRDAYSKGPNY from the exons GTTGTAGGACTGCGCCGTGTGATTTGGTCTTTATTTTAGACGGCTCATGGAGTGTCGAAGATGTCAATTTTGAACTAGTTAGACGATGGCTCGTCAACATAACAACAAGCTTCAACATTGGACAGAAGTTTACCCAGGTTGGAGTCGTCCAGTACAGCGATGACCCCGTTTTAGAGATACCTCTGGGGAAGTACAATTCTAACAAAGACCTCCTCAAAGCCATGGAGTCCATCGAGTACATGGGGGGAAACACAAGGACAGGGACAGCCATTAAGTTTGCCACAGACAAACTGTTTGGCCTTTCTGAGCGTGGCCCATCAGGCATTTCCAGAATCGCTGTTGTCCTCACAGACGGAAAGTCGCAAGATGAGGTTTTGAAAGCAGCCGAGGcagcaagaaaaaaaggagtaaTTATGTTTGCAATCGGTGTTGGGTCGGAGACAGAAACAGCTGAGTTGAGAGACATTGCAAACAAGCCGGCTTCAACTTACGTGTTCTCAGTTGAGGACTACAAATCTATTTCCAGGATTATTCAGGTCATACgacaaaaactgtgtgaag AGACTGTTTGTCCAGCAAGAATTCCTATAGATTCCCGTGAAGAAAAGGGCTTTGACCTTCTGTTACGTTTAAATTTGgctaaaaaagcaaagaagacaAAAGGAGCCTTTTACGGCTCTAAGGCCTACGAAGTCACATCTCGCCTGGACTTGAGTGAAGCTACACG GAACCTCTTTCCAGATGGGCTGCCACCGTCATACGTTTTTGTTGCCACAATGAGGTATAAAGGATCAGTGACGATGGAGGACTGGGATTTATGGAGAATACAGACACGGGATGGGAGACCTCAGATGGCAGTGACTCTGAACGGACTGGACCGCACCGTCATGTTCACGACAACAAGCACAGCACCAAGTGGAATTCAGACGGTTACATTTTCCCAACAAACAACAAGG AAGCTGTTTGATGAGGCATGGCACCAGATGAGGCTGCTGGTCACTGAGGAGGATGTGACTCTTTATGTTGATGACCTGGAAATCGAGTCCCTATCCTTGGAGCCCCCAGTTGGCATTTTCATCAATGGAAAAACCCAAGTTGGAAAATATGTCCGAAAGGAAACAACAGTGCCA TTTGAAATTCAGAAACTTCGCATCTACTGTGACCCGGAGCAGAACACCCGAGAGACGGCGTGTGAAATACCTGGAGTT TGCTCCAACAGCCCTGACTACGCTGAACCAACTCTCGAGCCTTGTGTTTGTCCTCCTGGACCCCCCGGACTTCCAGGAATAAAG GGAGACGAAGGAAACATTGGCAAATCGGGTCAGCCTGGACCTGCTGGTGCTGATGGTAAGCCT gGTAACCCTGGAACTAGAGGGAGTCCAGGGCTGCCAGGCCCACCAGGAGTGGAG GGAAAACGTGGGCCAGATGGGAACAAAGGCGAGCAAGGGAGGCCTGGTGTTTCG GGTGAGAGGGGTGTTCCTGGATTACAAGGATCGCCTGGAAAACCTGGAGAGAAG GGCTCAATAGGATCCACGGGAATTTCAGGGCTACCGGGAACAGCAGGGCCAATg GGTGAAAAGGGGACTATGGGACCTGCTGGGCCCTCCGGTTACCCAGGAGAACCT GGTCTACCCGGGAGGGATGGAAAAGATGGATTTCCAGGGAGACCTGGTGAAAAG GGAGAAACTGGGACCAGTGGCATTCCTGGTGTGGATGGACGGGAAGGCCATCCC GGTATGCCTGGATTGCCAGGGATTGCCGGTCTGGATGGAGCAAAG gGGGAATCCGGATTACCTGGTCTGAGGGGCTTCACAGGATCATCTGGACCACCT GGTGAGGTTGGTTTACCTGGCACACCTGGGTTAAAAGGACAAACCGGACCTAAG GGGAATAAGGGCGAAGGTGGAATTCCAGGCACACAAGGGACACCAGGACCTGTg GGGAGTGCAGGAGAACCAGGGAGAGAAGGTCAGCCGGGGCACCCAGGCATGCCAGGCCTGAAGGGCGGCAAG GGACAAAGAGGAAGTCAAGGTGAAAGAGGAGAGACG GGAATGAAAGGTGAAAAAGGAGTGAATGGTCGACCAGGGGAACAT GGCTCGACCGGGCCAACAGGACTAAAAGGAGAG AAAGGGACAACAGGGGATCCGGGGCAGAGAGGTCAAGAAGGTCAAGTGGGACGACCTGGACAGTCTGGTCACTCAGGCCCACCTGGCGCCCGAGGGCTGCAGGGGGACACTGGTACCCCGGGCCCACCTGGACCTGAAGGACGATCT GCAAGTCAAATGTCGGACAGTCACATACGCCAGATCTGCAGAGAGATTCTTCAGT CTGAGCTACCTTTATTGTTGCTGAGCAACCAGCAGGGTACCTGTACAAGATGTCAAAGTCGACCTGGATCTCCTGGTCCTCCAGGTCAAACTGGGCCCCAGGGACTCAGGGGTTTTCCTGGACTTAGTGGTTCCAGGGGACAGCCAGGCTTCCCTGGTCGGCCTGGGCACCGTGGAATTAACGGTCTGAAAG GGGAACCAGGTTTGGAAGGTGAGAGAGGGAGTCCTGGTCGATCCACCATTGGAGACCAAGGGCCACCTGGGCCCCCAG GTCCAATGGGTCCCCAGGGGTACGGTAAGCCAGGTCCTCCAGGTAAACCTGGGTCTCCTGGTATAAGCGGAGCAGAGGGCAAAAGTGGAAATCCTGGCATCCCCGGTCAGCCTGGGGTCTGCGATCCATCCATGTGCTATGGTAGCATGATGAGGAGGGATGCTTACAGCAAAGGGCCAAACTATTGA